One Hyphomicrobiales bacterium genomic window carries:
- the miaB gene encoding tRNA (N6-isopentenyl adenosine(37)-C2)-methylthiotransferase MiaB, with amino-acid sequence MDDVVKNEKKKTDVPKKVFIKTYGCQMNVYDTTRMADTLAGEGYGQTDVIEDADLVLLNTCHIREKASEKVYSELGRIRQLKEKRAKKGKETMIGVAGCVAQAEGSEIQRRAPIVDLVVGPQSYHKLPGLVARATGKNSRDDLLETEFPAEDKFDHLPAPTRRQIKSRGASAFLTVQEGCDKFCAFCVVPYTRGAEVSRPVAQIVEEARLMAESGVREVTLLGQNVNAWHGLDGAGNEVGLGELLFELAKIDGLSRLRYTTSHPNDMDDTLIAAHRDLECLMPYLHLPVQAGSDKILKAMNRRHTRDDYFRVIDRVREARSDIALSGDFIVGFPGESDEDFEATMDLVRHVEYASAYSFKYSPRPGTPAADEEVQVDEAIKAERLQRLQTLLIEQRDSFNASCLNREMTLLLERKGREAGQLVGRSPWLQPVQVNAPEELIGEIVKVRVSELSTNSLCATLIDHNAEKALAMGAV; translated from the coding sequence ATGGACGATGTAGTGAAAAATGAGAAGAAGAAAACTGACGTCCCTAAGAAGGTTTTTATAAAAACCTATGGCTGCCAGATGAACGTCTATGATACCACGCGCATGGCTGACACCTTGGCGGGTGAAGGATATGGGCAGACGGATGTGATCGAAGACGCTGATCTGGTGTTGTTGAATACCTGCCATATCCGCGAAAAAGCCTCAGAGAAAGTGTATTCCGAGCTTGGGCGTATTCGTCAGCTGAAAGAAAAACGCGCCAAAAAAGGCAAAGAGACCATGATTGGTGTGGCTGGCTGTGTTGCACAAGCTGAAGGTTCAGAAATCCAGCGTCGAGCACCGATTGTAGATCTTGTGGTTGGTCCGCAAAGTTATCACAAACTACCAGGCCTTGTGGCACGTGCGACAGGAAAGAACAGTCGTGATGATTTGTTGGAAACTGAGTTTCCCGCTGAAGACAAATTCGACCATCTGCCAGCACCAACACGACGCCAGATCAAGTCGCGCGGCGCAAGCGCATTTTTAACAGTGCAAGAAGGCTGCGATAAATTTTGTGCCTTTTGTGTCGTTCCTTATACGCGTGGTGCAGAAGTCTCTCGCCCTGTGGCACAGATTGTTGAAGAAGCGCGTTTGATGGCGGAAAGCGGTGTGCGTGAAGTGACATTGCTTGGGCAAAATGTGAATGCGTGGCATGGCCTTGATGGGGCTGGCAATGAGGTGGGGCTTGGTGAGTTATTGTTTGAGCTTGCTAAAATCGACGGCTTATCTCGTTTGCGTTATACAACCAGTCACCCAAACGACATGGATGACACTTTGATTGCGGCGCACCGTGACCTTGAGTGTTTGATGCCATATCTACATTTACCGGTTCAAGCTGGCTCGGATAAAATTTTGAAAGCCATGAACCGCCGTCACACGCGCGATGATTATTTTCGCGTGATTGATCGTGTCCGCGAAGCGCGCTCTGACATCGCCCTTTCCGGTGACTTCATTGTCGGCTTTCCTGGTGAAAGCGATGAAGACTTTGAGGCGACGATGGATCTTGTGCGCCATGTCGAATATGCCTCAGCTTATTCTTTCAAATATTCACCGCGCCCAGGAACACCGGCGGCCGATGAAGAGGTGCAAGTGGATGAGGCCATAAAAGCTGAACGCTTGCAGCGTTTGCAGACGCTCTTGATTGAACAAAGAGATAGCTTCAATGCCTCATGCTTAAATCGTGAGATGACACTTCTTTTGGAGCGCAAAGGGCGCGAGGCTGGCCAGCTGGTTGGTCGTTCGCCGTGGTTGCAGCCGGTACAAGTTAATGCGCCTGAAGAATTAATCGGAGAAATTGTGAAAGTGCGTGTCAGTGAATTAAGTACCAATTCACTTTGTGCGACACTCATAGACCATAATGCTGAAAAGGCATTAGCAATGGGGGCAGTTTGA
- a CDS encoding 1-acyl-sn-glycerol-3-phosphate acyltransferase, with translation MIGTVRASFTIIVLLLVTLPLIPIQIILNGLKLPSRRKLPSLWHRFAARIIGLKVTVQGQISDKRPLLIVANHISWLDIVALSASGPVCFIAKQEVSSWPAFGLLAKLQRTVFVNRERRSATGEKTNEIADRLNDGDVMVLFAEGTSTSGAHVLTFRSALIGAAQRAIRDDETVWIQPVALAYTHLQGMAAISTERALTGFYGDMEMGPHLLGVLKEAAIDVSVVYGKPYQVGAATNRKELTKKLETDVRTMKTTALRGTKKP, from the coding sequence ATGATAGGCACGGTGCGCGCCTCTTTCACGATCATTGTGTTACTTTTAGTAACGCTTCCACTCATACCCATCCAAATAATACTCAATGGTCTCAAGTTGCCTTCAAGGCGCAAGTTGCCGAGCTTATGGCACCGCTTCGCCGCTCGCATAATTGGTCTAAAGGTAACGGTCCAAGGGCAGATTTCTGATAAGCGTCCGCTTCTTATTGTGGCTAATCATATCTCATGGCTTGATATCGTGGCTCTTAGCGCAAGCGGGCCGGTTTGTTTTATAGCAAAGCAGGAAGTCTCAAGCTGGCCTGCTTTTGGCCTCTTGGCGAAATTACAACGCACAGTCTTTGTCAATCGCGAACGCCGCAGTGCCACGGGTGAAAAGACGAATGAAATCGCCGATCGTTTGAACGACGGTGATGTCATGGTGCTTTTTGCCGAAGGTACATCGACATCGGGCGCCCATGTTCTTACTTTTAGATCAGCTCTTATCGGGGCAGCGCAAAGGGCGATAAGGGATGATGAGACCGTTTGGATACAGCCCGTGGCTCTTGCCTATACCCATCTTCAAGGTATGGCTGCCATCTCAACCGAGCGCGCGCTTACAGGCTTCTATGGTGATATGGAGATGGGTCCGCATTTGCTTGGCGTACTAAAAGAAGCAGCCATTGATGTATCGGTTGTTTACGGAAAACCCTATCAAGTGGGCGCCGCAACTAATAGAAAAGAGTTGACGAAGAAGCTGGAGACCGATGTTCGTACTATGAAAACGACTGCATTGCGCGGGACAAAAAAGCCGTGA
- a CDS encoding Fur family transcriptional regulator: MFLEKQCVDKGMRMTEQRRIIARVLEKAHDHPDVEELYRRAVKVDENISISTVYRTVKLFEDAGIVERHDFRDGRSRYETVPEEHHDHLIDLRTGNVIEFNNEAIEKLQEVIARELGFKLVDHRLELYGVPLDAPDDPDEIKS, translated from the coding sequence ATGTTCCTTGAAAAACAATGCGTAGACAAAGGAATGCGGATGACCGAGCAACGTCGCATTATTGCGCGCGTGCTGGAAAAAGCACATGACCATCCCGATGTTGAAGAGCTGTATCGCCGTGCTGTGAAAGTGGACGAGAATATTTCGATTTCCACCGTTTATCGCACTGTTAAACTTTTTGAAGATGCGGGTATTGTTGAGCGCCATGATTTTCGTGATGGTCGCTCGCGTTATGAGACCGTACCTGAAGAACACCATGACCATCTGATCGACTTGCGCACCGGTAATGTTATTGAATTTAACAATGAAGCAATCGAAAAACTTCAAGAGGTGATTGCCCGTGAATTGGGCTTTAAACTCGTGGATCATCGGCTCGAGCTTTATGGCGTGCCACTTGATGCGCCAGATGATCCAGATGAGATAAAGAGCTAA
- a CDS encoding GNAT family N-acetyltransferase → MMWPFIAGDITVEGSRVSDAMDLANVHADAFSHNWSGDEITRMIDSDNIRALQCKRPSTWLRPPSLGPKGFVLARVAADEAEILTIAVANDARSLGIGKTLMRAIMSDLYADRIKHLFLEVDETNEAAVALYHGLKFKEVGERKSYYTADKSNGDETRPRPRALVMRADLR, encoded by the coding sequence ATGATGTGGCCTTTTATAGCAGGTGATATAACCGTAGAAGGCTCGCGGGTGTCCGATGCCATGGACCTTGCCAATGTGCACGCTGATGCTTTTAGCCATAATTGGTCGGGCGATGAAATTACACGCATGATTGACAGCGACAATATACGCGCACTGCAGTGTAAGCGCCCTTCGACATGGCTTCGCCCCCCAAGTCTTGGTCCTAAAGGGTTTGTTTTAGCGCGCGTTGCGGCTGATGAAGCAGAAATACTGACCATTGCTGTTGCAAATGATGCGCGCAGCCTAGGGATTGGTAAAACCTTAATGCGCGCGATCATGAGTGATCTATATGCTGATCGCATCAAACATCTGTTTTTAGAGGTGGATGAGACCAACGAGGCCGCAGTCGCGCTTTATCACGGTTTGAAATTTAAAGAGGTTGGCGAGCGTAAATCTTATTATACTGCGGATAAAAGTAATGGTGATGAAACACGACCGCGACCGCGCGCGCTTGTCATGCGCGCTGATCTTCGCTAA
- the tsaB gene encoding tRNA (adenosine(37)-N6)-threonylcarbamoyltransferase complex dimerization subunit type 1 TsaB has product MALLSIDTSSRNCSVHLKRSDGVCFGRTNAIGHGHAEVLIDMIDEALGQLDLSYQDLTRIGVTTGPGSFTGVRVGLSAARGLALALDIPAVGVSTLEALASGCDMTSAKLVVQDAKRGEFYTQFFDENGTSKEGPLLHKIDAPCPELWLNYAELALIGSGAQHFASLIKGGFIHSTDDAPSIEVVSKLCEVAKVSDIKPKPLYLRAADAKPQPLSARVARLVS; this is encoded by the coding sequence ATGGCTCTTCTTTCTATTGATACATCATCTCGTAATTGTTCTGTTCATTTAAAACGGAGCGATGGAGTGTGTTTTGGGCGCACTAATGCGATAGGGCACGGGCATGCTGAAGTGTTAATCGATATGATTGACGAAGCGCTCGGTCAGCTTGATCTGTCTTACCAAGATTTAACACGAATTGGCGTGACCACAGGACCGGGTTCCTTCACCGGCGTGCGGGTTGGTTTGTCTGCTGCGCGCGGGCTGGCCTTGGCGCTTGATATTCCTGCTGTGGGTGTTTCAACACTTGAAGCCTTGGCGAGTGGCTGCGATATGACAAGTGCAAAGCTCGTGGTTCAAGATGCTAAACGCGGTGAATTCTACACCCAGTTTTTTGATGAAAATGGGACGTCAAAAGAGGGGCCGTTGCTGCATAAGATAGATGCTCCTTGCCCTGAACTATGGCTCAACTATGCAGAGCTAGCACTTATTGGGTCGGGTGCACAGCATTTCGCTTCGCTCATAAAGGGCGGGTTTATACATTCAACAGACGATGCGCCATCGATTGAGGTCGTCTCAAAGCTTTGCGAAGTCGCGAAGGTCAGCGATATAAAGCCCAAGCCGCTTTATCTACGTGCAGCCGATGCAAAACCACAACCATTGAGCGCTCGTGTTGCAAGGCTCGTCTCATGA
- a CDS encoding NifU family protein, whose product MFIQTEETPNPATLKFLPGIVVLNAGTFDVRKGDDASQSPLALHLFEIEGVEAVFFGYDFITITKAADTPWPHLKPAVLGAIMEHFMAGQPVMLENANVEAQSEEEFFDEADGEIVATIKELLETRVRPAVAQDGGDITFHGFKDGTVYLNMRGACAGCPSSTATLKHGIQNLLRHFVPQVQSVEAYGQQPSF is encoded by the coding sequence ATGTTTATTCAAACAGAAGAAACGCCAAATCCAGCCACACTCAAATTTTTGCCGGGTATTGTTGTGCTCAATGCGGGCACATTTGATGTTCGCAAAGGCGATGATGCATCTCAGTCGCCTCTAGCATTGCATCTATTCGAGATTGAGGGTGTTGAGGCTGTTTTCTTTGGTTATGATTTCATCACGATCACCAAAGCTGCTGATACACCATGGCCGCATCTTAAGCCTGCCGTTCTTGGCGCTATCATGGAGCACTTCATGGCGGGCCAACCGGTTATGTTGGAAAATGCCAATGTTGAAGCGCAATCGGAAGAAGAATTTTTCGATGAAGCAGACGGCGAGATTGTCGCAACAATCAAGGAGCTGCTTGAGACAAGAGTGCGCCCCGCTGTTGCGCAAGATGGTGGTGATATAACCTTCCATGGCTTCAAAGATGGTACGGTTTATTTGAACATGCGCGGCGCCTGCGCTGGCTGCCCTTCATCAACGGCAACCTTGAAGCATGGCATCCAGAACTTGCTGCGCCATTTCGTGCCGCAAGTGCAGTCCGTTGAAGCCTATGGACAGCAGCCAAGTTTTTAA
- the ureG gene encoding urease accessory protein UreG, whose product MTNGSHSGGSNRNGPLRVGIGGPVGSGKTTITAELCKAMRDTYSIAVVTNDIYTKEDADALVRMQALSEDRILGVETGGCPHTAIREDATINLQAIDQLVRKHPDLDVVFIESGGDNLAATFSPDLADLTLYVISVCQGEEIPRKGGPGITKSDLLLINKVDLAPHVGADLEVMQRDADIQRGSRPFLLTDAKHNDGCKPIIEFIVEHGGLNA is encoded by the coding sequence ATGACAAATGGTTCTCATAGCGGTGGCTCCAATAGAAACGGCCCGCTGCGTGTTGGCATTGGCGGTCCGGTTGGCTCTGGCAAAACAACAATCACCGCTGAACTATGCAAAGCCATGCGCGACACTTATTCGATCGCCGTGGTGACCAATGATATTTACACCAAGGAAGATGCCGATGCGCTGGTGCGCATGCAGGCCTTGTCTGAAGATCGCATTTTGGGCGTTGAAACCGGCGGCTGCCCCCATACAGCCATTCGCGAAGATGCGACCATCAATTTACAGGCAATCGACCAACTGGTTAGAAAGCACCCAGACCTTGATGTGGTCTTTATTGAATCTGGTGGCGATAATTTGGCCGCGACCTTCTCGCCGGATTTGGCGGATCTCACTCTTTATGTAATCTCGGTTTGTCAGGGTGAAGAGATACCGCGCAAAGGCGGGCCGGGCATCACCAAATCCGATTTGCTGCTGATCAATAAAGTAGATTTAGCCCCTCATGTGGGGGCTGACCTTGAAGTGATGCAGCGCGACGCGGATATTCAGCGTGGCTCACGCCCCTTTTTGCTCACAGATGCCAAGCATAACGATGGATGCAAGCCGATTATCGAGTTTATTGTTGAACACGGTGGGCTGAATGCCTAA
- a CDS encoding urease accessory protein UreF, whose protein sequence is MTNIHLQSILRLQTWLSPVFPVGGFAYSHGLERAVHDGIVQDEETLALWLISLLSHGSPWNDAVLLAAGFARARDAKKLEEVIELGQAMAISNERQLETMAQGQAFLEAVGHWPLPDGFDKPIEAPLPVAVGVICGVLDVPLDAGVSAYLQAFTNNQLQAAIRLSVLGQKGAARLMARLEPVVIGLGEKAAKSTLDDLASASIQADIMAMNHEHQTTRLFRS, encoded by the coding sequence ATGACTAACATTCATCTCCAATCAATTTTGCGCCTGCAAACATGGCTGTCGCCCGTGTTCCCTGTTGGTGGGTTTGCCTATAGCCACGGGCTAGAGCGCGCTGTGCATGATGGGATCGTGCAAGATGAAGAAACGCTCGCTTTATGGCTGATATCTCTTTTGTCGCATGGCTCGCCGTGGAATGACGCCGTTCTTCTGGCAGCGGGTTTTGCGAGGGCGCGTGACGCGAAGAAGCTTGAGGAGGTCATTGAGCTTGGCCAAGCGATGGCAATTTCAAATGAGCGTCAGTTAGAGACCATGGCGCAAGGGCAGGCCTTTTTAGAGGCCGTTGGTCATTGGCCGCTGCCAGATGGTTTTGATAAACCCATTGAGGCGCCGCTGCCGGTGGCCGTTGGCGTGATCTGCGGCGTGCTCGATGTGCCACTTGACGCGGGCGTGAGCGCTTATCTACAAGCTTTCACAAACAACCAGCTACAGGCCGCGATCCGCTTGTCTGTTTTGGGTCAAAAGGGAGCGGCGCGGCTTATGGCAAGGCTGGAGCCTGTTGTGATTGGCTTGGGTGAAAAAGCGGCAAAAAGTACGCTGGATGACCTTGCCAGCGCGTCCATTCAGGCCGATATCATGGCAATGAATCATGAGCATCAAACAACAAGGCTTTTCAGATCATGA